One part of the Paraglaciecola sp. L3A3 genome encodes these proteins:
- a CDS encoding choice-of-anchor I family protein, producing MTISNFYSKTAIALAIGLSISGCSLEGDDGQDGAAGTPGAIGTPGADGQNGAPGADGQDANAGISLSIVGRIQLNPSDPEGAAEIVQYHVATNTIYAINSAADEPTVEMINASSMTAEAVADPLTADNLTTTPFILPTDISGVDLDGPTSVAVSGDLMAIAVPADDKASNGFVLFYNGLNSSAPVFVKAVEVGNLPDMVTFTPDGTKVLTANEGEPSGDYNIDPEGSVSVIAITDGTPADTSMAITFEAYNGKQAELEAQGMHFPNPSGRTINGTLISTTIAQDLEPEYITTTDQIAYVTLQENNGLAIINLADNSVKVVGLGYKDWSEYQIDTMEDGAVSFGQYQNLYGLYMPDTIASFQWKEANFLVTANEGDAREYFFDTLNESGEQDEDLCEAAGGQDFDEDDGCLSYTDETQARKLDYAAGSNLETIAGDDPEDVDFTAYPLGRLTVTSALGDSDGDDEYESLYAYGARSFTIWDNNGLVVFDSGDDFERITASIHGDAFNNNNDENEGDSRSANKGPEPEALAVGQVGDKTYAFIGLERMGGIMVYDITNPYDTKFVDYVINRDITEGGDIIGDSAPEGMAFVTAENSPSGSALLVVGNEVSGTVSVWQIAEK from the coding sequence GTGACAATTTCAAATTTTTACAGCAAAACAGCTATTGCCTTAGCCATAGGTTTATCTATTAGTGGATGTTCATTAGAAGGTGACGATGGTCAAGACGGCGCAGCAGGTACTCCAGGGGCAATTGGTACTCCAGGAGCCGACGGTCAGAATGGTGCACCTGGCGCTGACGGACAAGATGCCAATGCAGGTATAAGCTTAAGCATAGTCGGGCGTATTCAACTTAATCCTAGCGATCCTGAAGGCGCGGCTGAAATCGTTCAATATCATGTAGCTACCAATACTATCTATGCCATCAACAGTGCTGCCGATGAGCCTACTGTTGAAATGATTAATGCAAGTAGCATGACTGCAGAAGCAGTAGCGGATCCATTAACCGCTGACAACCTAACCACTACCCCATTCATATTACCTACAGATATCTCTGGAGTCGATTTAGATGGTCCTACTAGTGTCGCAGTATCTGGTGACTTAATGGCCATAGCCGTTCCGGCAGACGACAAAGCAAGCAATGGCTTTGTGTTATTTTATAATGGCTTAAATTCTTCTGCGCCGGTATTTGTAAAAGCGGTGGAAGTGGGTAATTTACCGGACATGGTAACTTTTACTCCTGACGGAACAAAAGTATTAACAGCAAACGAAGGTGAACCAAGTGGTGACTACAACATAGATCCTGAAGGCTCAGTATCTGTTATCGCTATTACTGATGGCACTCCAGCCGACACCTCAATGGCTATCACTTTTGAAGCATATAATGGTAAGCAAGCTGAACTTGAAGCCCAAGGCATGCATTTCCCTAATCCAAGTGGCAGAACAATTAATGGCACGCTTATAAGCACCACTATCGCCCAAGATTTAGAGCCTGAATACATTACCACTACAGATCAAATAGCCTACGTTACGCTACAAGAAAATAATGGTTTAGCCATTATCAATTTAGCAGACAACAGTGTCAAAGTGGTAGGTCTTGGTTATAAAGATTGGAGTGAATACCAAATTGATACCATGGAAGATGGTGCAGTTAGCTTTGGTCAATACCAAAATTTATATGGTTTATACATGCCTGATACTATTGCTTCTTTCCAATGGAAAGAGGCAAACTTCCTAGTCACAGCCAACGAAGGTGACGCTCGAGAGTATTTCTTCGACACGTTAAATGAAAGTGGCGAACAAGATGAAGATTTATGTGAAGCCGCAGGTGGACAAGATTTTGACGAAGATGACGGCTGTTTGTCTTATACAGATGAAACTCAAGCACGTAAACTTGATTATGCTGCTGGTTCAAATCTAGAAACCATAGCCGGTGATGATCCTGAAGACGTCGATTTCACTGCCTATCCTCTTGGTCGACTGACAGTGACGAGTGCTTTAGGCGACTCAGATGGTGATGATGAATATGAAAGCCTTTATGCATATGGTGCCCGTTCATTCACCATTTGGGATAACAACGGCTTAGTCGTATTTGATTCTGGTGATGACTTTGAACGTATTACAGCTTCCATTCATGGAGATGCATTTAATAACAATAATGACGAAAACGAAGGCGATTCACGTTCGGCTAATAAAGGCCCTGAGCCTGAAGCATTAGCTGTGGGTCAAGTAGGCGATAAAACTTACGCATTTATTGGACTTGAGCGAATGGGTGGCATTATGGTTTATGACATTACTAACCCATACGACACTAAGTTTGTAGACTATGTGATTAACCGTGATATCACTGAAGGTGGCGATATAATTGGTGACAGCGCACCTGAAGGCATGGCTTTTGTAACAGCAGAAAATAGCCCAAGTGGTAGTGCTTTGTTAGTGGTTGGCAATGAAGTAAGCGGTACGGTATCGGTATGGCAAATAGCTGAAAAATAA
- a CDS encoding CPXCG motif-containing cysteine-rich protein, which produces MSLITNSEFSCPYCMEINEIKIDQDNDMNKQPIIDCKVCCSSIEIVVTLGIHDPYNIIASTDSE; this is translated from the coding sequence ATGAGCTTAATAACAAACTCAGAATTCAGTTGCCCATATTGCATGGAAATAAATGAAATAAAAATTGATCAAGATAACGATATGAATAAGCAACCAATTATTGATTGTAAGGTCTGTTGTAGCTCTATCGAAATAGTTGTCACTTTAGGCATACATGATCCCTATAACATAATCGCTAGCACAGACAGTGAATGA
- a CDS encoding transporter substrate-binding domain-containing protein, whose protein sequence is MYKLIIIWFCIWQTPAWAEKFVVASQNFNYYPHYNFQSGTNKGIIWAILQEFSAYTGHQFVYHQMPVLRLQRELEKGTIDLVYPDNHLFNKDKNFAKGKYYSDTIVRTLGGTMVKAAKLGQNISTIKRLSIPLGFTPQEGWEVLINAKKVTLIEVNTPLAELQLLAKDRVDAAEVDFFVSQHQLQNNPQFREFVFAPELPHSVVEFKISTVNKTQLIDEINKFIRSHPKMINELKVQYGIVEPELILQRLKRISSDK, encoded by the coding sequence ATGTATAAATTGATAATTATTTGGTTCTGTATTTGGCAAACACCTGCTTGGGCAGAAAAGTTTGTCGTAGCGTCACAAAACTTTAATTATTATCCTCACTACAATTTTCAATCTGGTACCAATAAAGGAATAATATGGGCTATTTTGCAAGAATTTAGCGCCTACACAGGACACCAATTTGTCTACCATCAAATGCCAGTACTTAGGTTACAAAGAGAATTAGAAAAAGGAACGATAGACTTAGTATATCCGGATAACCACCTGTTTAATAAGGATAAAAACTTCGCAAAAGGAAAGTACTATAGTGACACTATTGTGCGAACATTAGGTGGCACTATGGTTAAGGCAGCTAAATTAGGTCAAAATATTAGTACTATTAAACGTTTAAGCATCCCTCTAGGATTTACCCCTCAAGAAGGTTGGGAAGTATTAATTAATGCAAAAAAGGTGACTTTAATAGAAGTTAATACCCCTTTAGCTGAACTACAACTTTTGGCAAAAGATAGAGTTGATGCCGCTGAAGTCGACTTTTTTGTAAGCCAACATCAATTACAAAATAATCCTCAATTTAGGGAATTTGTATTTGCTCCCGAGTTACCCCATTCAGTAGTTGAATTTAAAATATCAACGGTGAATAAAACTCAATTAATAGACGAAATTAATAAGTTTATTAGGTCACATCCTAAAATGATTAATGAATTAAAAGTACAATATGGCATTGTTGAACCAGAGTTAATTCTGCAACGCTTAAAGCGAATCAGCTCTGATAAATAA
- a CDS encoding zinc ribbon domain-containing protein YjdM, with product MSDLPNCPQCDSAYTYEDRDMFVCPECAHEWPQSGEVDEDEKVIKDSNGNTLQDGDTITVIKDLKIKGSSSVVKVGTKVKNIRLVDGDHDIDCKIDGIGAMKLKSEFVKKV from the coding sequence ATGAGTGATTTACCTAACTGTCCACAATGTGACTCAGCTTATACCTATGAAGATCGTGATATGTTTGTTTGCCCCGAGTGTGCACACGAATGGCCTCAGTCTGGTGAAGTGGACGAAGATGAAAAAGTCATTAAGGACTCAAATGGTAATACTTTGCAGGATGGCGACACTATTACCGTGATCAAAGATTTAAAAATCAAAGGCTCGTCTTCAGTTGTAAAAGTGGGTACTAAAGTGAAAAACATCCGTTTAGTGGATGGTGATCACGATATCGATTGTAAAATTGATGGTATAGGTGCCATGAAGCTAAAATCTGAGTTTGTGAAAAAAGTATAA
- a CDS encoding DUF3010 family protein encodes MRVCGVELSANDANVCLLSLADEVFQIPDCRARKFSLPKNADASDLRYFQKSFAQLVQDYKIDKIVIRQRPMKGKFAGGAVGFKLEAALELLADVEVIIMSPTEIKESLKRNPVLVPMDETGLKMFQETAFNTAYAYLMKDKYDL; translated from the coding sequence ATGCGTGTATGTGGTGTTGAATTAAGTGCAAATGATGCAAATGTCTGTTTGTTATCTTTGGCAGATGAAGTGTTTCAAATTCCTGATTGCCGTGCCCGTAAATTTAGTTTACCGAAAAATGCAGATGCATCAGATTTACGTTATTTTCAAAAGTCTTTTGCGCAGTTAGTTCAGGATTACAAAATAGATAAAATAGTTATTCGTCAGCGTCCAATGAAGGGCAAGTTTGCCGGTGGGGCTGTGGGGTTTAAATTAGAAGCGGCCTTAGAATTACTAGCTGATGTTGAAGTGATTATAATGAGCCCAACTGAAATTAAAGAATCTCTTAAGCGAAATCCGGTACTTGTTCCTATGGATGAAACCGGCCTTAAAATGTTTCAAGAAACTGCATTTAATACCGCTTATGCTTATCTGATGAAAGATAAATACGACTTGTAA